The Gimesia sp. DNA segment TACAAATTCAAAAGCACTCCGCTTGAACAGGCAATCTGCTTCGAGTCCAATCGAAGATAGTAAAACAGACGCCGGTAAAAAATTAACAACATTGAATAATGTCTGGCCGAAAAAATAAACAACGATTAGAAAGCAGGGATAACAATGAGTAGTCGCACAGTGATCTGGAAGTTTGTAATGGCAGGTCTGTTACCGATCTCATTTTTGAGTGCTACTGAGCAATCAGCTGATTCGCTTGTGAAGCAAGGCAAAGCCACACGTGCGCTGCAGCTGCCTCCTGCGAAGGACAATCCCCGTAACAGTGAAGGGGACTTCATCACCCTCAAAGATGGTCGCATTCTGTTTGTCTACACCCATTTTACCGATGGGGCCGCCGATCACTCTTCCGCTTTCCTGGCCGGACGTTACTCCTCTGATGGCGGCAAGACCTGGACCAAACAGGATAAAACGATCATGCCGAACGACGCGCAGCAGAACATCATGTCTGTTTCACTGCTGCGGCTGCAGGATGGTACGATCGCGCTGTTCTATCTGCGGAAGAACTCCATTCATGATCTCCGACCGGTGATGCGGATCAGCCGCGATGAAGGAGCTACCTGGAGTGAAGCGACCGAAATCATTCCTGTATCAGAAGTCGGTTACTATGTCATGAATAATGATCGGGTGATTCAGTTAAAGAATGGTCGACTGGTACTGCCTTTAGCGTTGCACCAGAATCTGTCTGGTTCGAACCGCTTCAATCCCAATGCCCGTTTTCTCTGTTACTATTCTGATGACCTGGGGAAGAGCTGGCACCGCGGCCAGGCAGCTGAAGTCGAGACGCAACCTGGCAAGAAACAGCCCTACATGCAGGAACCGGGAATCGTTCAGCTTAAAGACGGAACGGTCATGGGGTTCTGCCGGACGAATGGTGGCAGTCAGTACATCGCCACATCGAAAGATGGTGGTAAAACATTCTCCACACTCAAACCTTCGCAGATCATTTCTCCTGTATCACCCGCGTCGATTGAGCGTATCCCCTCTACCGGGGATCTGTTGCTGGTCTGGAACAACCATCAGGACATTCAACCGGCATTGCGCGGGAAACGGACTCCCCTGACAATCGCCATCTCAAAGGATGAGGGGCAGACCTGGGAACTCGTCCAGAATGTGGAAGACAATCCAAACGGGTGGTATTGCTATACCGCGATAGAATTTACAAAGGATGGCGTGCTGCTCGGACATTGTGCTGGAGACCGAACAAAGAACAACGGTCTGGCAGAATCACAGATTACCTTGATTCCCCTCTCGGCGATTTACGGAAAAGATTAACGGTGCTTAGCAGGGCCAGTTGTCTGAAAGTGACAGGCGGCTGGCCGATAGCGCAAGCACACTCAGGCGATTCCTGATTTAGGTCGAATTTCTCTTGAACTGACAGGCTGCTTACGGGAGACTGATTGTTTAAGAGTGTTTATTAATTCCCTGTATCGTTTCGGAGTTCATCATGCCTGCATCGTCCGTATCCCGCCGTCAGTTTCTCGGAGCCGCACTCGCTACTGGACTGGGGTCAGCTGCGACTGGAAAGCTGGTCGCAGGTCAGAAGCCAGCGGTAAACGATCCGCGGGCCACCGACGGTGATCAACGGTTTGAACCGAACTGGGACGAGCAGCTGTCG contains these protein-coding regions:
- a CDS encoding sialidase family protein; its protein translation is MSSRTVIWKFVMAGLLPISFLSATEQSADSLVKQGKATRALQLPPAKDNPRNSEGDFITLKDGRILFVYTHFTDGAADHSSAFLAGRYSSDGGKTWTKQDKTIMPNDAQQNIMSVSLLRLQDGTIALFYLRKNSIHDLRPVMRISRDEGATWSEATEIIPVSEVGYYVMNNDRVIQLKNGRLVLPLALHQNLSGSNRFNPNARFLCYYSDDLGKSWHRGQAAEVETQPGKKQPYMQEPGIVQLKDGTVMGFCRTNGGSQYIATSKDGGKTFSTLKPSQIISPVSPASIERIPSTGDLLLVWNNHQDIQPALRGKRTPLTIAISKDEGQTWELVQNVEDNPNGWYCYTAIEFTKDGVLLGHCAGDRTKNNGLAESQITLIPLSAIYGKD